In Nitrospira sp., one DNA window encodes the following:
- a CDS encoding DUF2959 domain-containing protein, which produces MLRFFLAIMLMFMPLSLSSCDKAYLATMEKMGYAKRDILSSRVKSARDAQEDAKKEIQSTLEQFGKVVSYEGGDLEATYKKLNGELETSEDSAEAVRKRIADVESVADALFSEWEKELGQYSSADLRRKSQAKLTQTKGRYREMLAAMKRAEQRIEPVLKPLRDQVLYLKHNLNARALSAIKGELVKVDAQVDQLVKDMNRSIAEADKFIQTMEKEAD; this is translated from the coding sequence ATGTTGCGATTCTTTCTGGCCATCATGCTGATGTTCATGCCCTTGAGCCTGTCTTCCTGCGACAAAGCCTATCTGGCGACGATGGAAAAGATGGGCTATGCCAAACGCGACATTCTTAGCAGTCGCGTCAAATCGGCGAGGGATGCGCAAGAAGACGCGAAGAAAGAGATTCAGAGCACCCTTGAGCAATTCGGCAAGGTGGTCTCCTATGAAGGAGGAGATCTGGAAGCCACCTATAAGAAACTGAACGGTGAGCTGGAGACAAGCGAAGACAGTGCCGAGGCGGTCCGGAAGCGCATCGCGGACGTCGAAAGCGTGGCCGATGCACTCTTTTCGGAGTGGGAGAAAGAGCTCGGTCAATACTCGAGCGCCGACCTGCGCCGGAAAAGCCAGGCCAAACTCACTCAAACAAAGGGCCGCTACCGAGAGATGCTTGCGGCCATGAAGCGAGCGGAGCAGCGGATCGAACCGGTCCTCAAACCCCTGCGCGATCAGGTCCTCTACCTGAAACACAATTTAAACGCGCGCGCTCTCTCCGCCATCAAAGGAGAACTCGTCAAGGTGGATGCGCAGGTCGATCAGCTGGTCAAGGACATGAACCGTTCCATCGCCGAAGCCGACAAGTTCATTCAGACAATGGAAAAGGAAGCGGACTGA
- a CDS encoding zinc metallopeptidase yields the protein MRIDDQRESDNIEDRRGMGPARMGRGGLGIGTVVLALAVSYFTGVNPLTVLNLLSGVQSMTELSAPSESGPVGAPQDQLGKFASVVLADTETTWRSLLGPRYEEPRMVLFSGAVQSACGTTSSAVGPFYCPNDHRVYLDLAFFDEMAHRLGAAGDFAQAYVIAHEVGHHVQNLLGVAEKVHRLRRQVSEVEANALSVRMELQADCYAGVWGYHANRERNLIEPGDFEEGLRAAAAIGDDRLQKMSRGHIQPESWTHGSSEQRMTWLKRGLESGDPSACNTFDGKRL from the coding sequence ATGCGCATCGACGACCAACGCGAAAGCGACAACATCGAAGATCGTCGCGGCATGGGCCCGGCCCGTATGGGGAGAGGCGGCCTCGGCATCGGTACCGTTGTGCTGGCGCTCGCAGTCAGTTACTTCACGGGCGTCAATCCACTGACCGTGCTGAATCTCCTCAGCGGTGTCCAGAGTATGACCGAGCTGTCCGCGCCATCCGAATCCGGCCCGGTCGGCGCCCCTCAAGACCAACTAGGCAAGTTTGCCTCCGTCGTCCTTGCAGACACCGAAACGACCTGGCGGAGTCTTCTCGGTCCTCGGTACGAGGAGCCGCGTATGGTGCTCTTTTCAGGAGCCGTGCAGTCGGCCTGCGGCACGACGTCGTCGGCTGTTGGACCGTTCTATTGCCCCAACGATCACCGGGTCTATTTGGACCTTGCGTTCTTCGACGAAATGGCGCATCGTCTAGGGGCGGCGGGTGACTTTGCTCAGGCCTATGTGATCGCCCATGAGGTCGGCCATCACGTGCAAAATCTCCTCGGCGTCGCCGAAAAAGTGCATCGCCTCCGACGGCAGGTGTCTGAAGTGGAGGCAAACGCGCTTTCGGTCCGGATGGAACTCCAAGCCGATTGTTATGCCGGTGTCTGGGGCTATCACGCCAATCGTGAACGAAATTTGATCGAACCTGGGGATTTCGAGGAAGGACTCCGGGCGGCAGCGGCCATTGGTGATGATCGATTGCAAAAGATGTCTCGTGGCCATATTCAGCCGGAAAGCTGGACCCACGGCTCATCTGAACAGCGGATGACCTGGCTCAAGCGCGGGCTCGAGTCCGGTGATCCGTCTGCCTGCAATACATTCGACGGGAAACGACTATGA
- a CDS encoding FUN14 domain-containing protein, with amino-acid sequence MSDVPAQTQSGALAKALGSLASDPPWAAKSFLAASATTAAGLGAWLTDMMSPALARGGASFLGGFLIGWAFRKTVKLALLLAGSLLVLIAVLKTTGWIHLDWTLIQADTARTLDWARGKAQSFKEVMAGYLPAAGAAGAGAIFGLRKK; translated from the coding sequence ATGAGCGACGTACCAGCTCAGACTCAGAGTGGTGCCTTAGCCAAGGCTCTGGGATCACTCGCGTCCGACCCTCCCTGGGCGGCCAAGTCGTTCCTCGCAGCCAGCGCGACGACCGCCGCCGGGCTCGGCGCTTGGCTCACCGACATGATGTCGCCGGCCCTCGCCCGTGGGGGGGCCAGCTTTCTCGGCGGATTCTTGATCGGCTGGGCATTCCGAAAAACCGTGAAACTTGCTCTGTTGCTCGCCGGCTCATTGCTGGTGCTCATCGCCGTCCTCAAGACAACCGGGTGGATTCACTTGGATTGGACCTTGATCCAAGCGGATACGGCTCGCACGCTTGATTGGGCTCGAGGCAAAGCGCAGAGTTTCAAGGAGGTGATGGCCGGCTACCTCCCCGCCGCCGGCGCCGCCGGCGCCGGAGCAATTTTTGGGTTGCGAAAGAAGTAA